The following coding sequences are from one Salvia hispanica cultivar TCC Black 2014 chromosome 3, UniMelb_Shisp_WGS_1.0, whole genome shotgun sequence window:
- the LOC125212160 gene encoding mitogen-activated protein kinase kinase kinase 18 codes for MTWTRGPTIGRGSTATVSIATTSAGDIFAVKSTDLASSALLKKEESFLSQLSSPHIIRCLGSDCDRYDYNLFLEYSGGGSLSDLIGKRGGSLDEKSIRFYSRQLVAGLEYLHRSGLVHCDIKGQNILVGDGVKIADFGCAKWAGSDAVFSGTPAYMAPEVCRGEEQGFAADVWAAGCTVVEMATGQHPWPEMKAPAAAIYRIGFSGEAPELPGWFSEEARDFVGKCLVRDPRRRWTAAELLRHPFLDSAEELTPTSVVDQGFWDEFEVEEMEASPSPSDSPVGRIEALIGGGGPRWWDLGEDEEWLMVRANEVEDLNHDLIEEEEDIDSVRIGDDSGFDFWCGDCDFVTSSFGEKQSVNYVTYLILSILKFMSMELLFLHKLFTTIR; via the coding sequence ATGACGTGGACGAGGGGTCCCACCATCGGCCGGGGCTCCACCGCGACGGTTTCCATAGCCACCACCTCCGCCGGCGACATCTTCGCCGTCAAATCCACCGATCTCGCTTCCTCCGCCCTGCTGAAAAAGGAGGAATCGTTCCTCTCTCAGCTCTCCTCTCCTCACATCATCCGCTGCTTAGGCTCTGATTGCGATAGATACGattataatttgtttctaGAATATTCCGGCGGCGGCTCGCTCTCCGATCTGATCGGAAAGCGCGGAGGCTCGCTGGACGAGAAATCGATTCGATTTTACTCGAGGCAGCTGGTCGCCGGATTGGAGTATCTCCACCGCAGCGGCTTGGTGCACTGCGACATTAAAGGGCAGAACATCCTCGTCGGCGACGGGGTCAAAATCGCCGACTTCGGATGCGCCAAATGGGCGGGATCCGATGCGGTTTTTTCCGGTACGCCGGCGTATATGGCGCCGGAGGTCTGCCGCGGCGAGGAGCAGGGTTTTGCGGCGGATGTGTGGGCGGCGGGGTGCACGGTGGTGGAAATGGCCACCGGGCAGCATCCCTGGCCGGAGATGAAGGCTCCGGCGGCGGCGATTTACCGGATCGGGTTTTCCGGCGAGGCGCCGGAGCTGCCGGGGTGGTTTTCTGAAGAGGCGAGGGATTTTGTTGGGAAGTGTTTGGTGAGGGATCCGAGGAGGCGGTGGACGGCGGCGGAGCTGCTGCGGCATCCGTTTTTGGATTCGGCGGAGGAATTGACTCCGACGAGTGTGGTGGATCAAGGATTTTGGGATGAATTTGAGGTGGAGGAGATGGAggcgtcgccgtcgccgtcggaTTCTCCGGTGGGGAGGATCGAAGCGTTGATCGGTGGTGGTGGTCCGAGGTGGTGGGATTTGGGGGAGGATGAAGAGTGGTTGATGGTTAGGGCTAATGaagttgaagatttgaatcatgatttgattgaagaagaagaagatattgATTCGGTGAGGATTGGGGATGATTCTGGGTTTGATTTTTGGTGTGGAGATTGTGATTTTGTAACATCATCGTTTGGAGAGAAACAGAGTGTAAATTATGTTACTTATTTAATCTTATCAATTTTGAAGTTTATGTCAATGGAATTACTATTTCTTCAcaaattatttactactataagGTGA
- the LOC125215661 gene encoding rab3 GTPase-activating protein catalytic subunit, translating to MEASFVSRARSAINSAAAKAEKAFTDIKKSDSNAHRDLDKQSPIASTADADEPKVQDFEGANNKRVRPQPIKAKQDWHERLRNLRLGKKGADSGKPDNSAMAYAIFDDNLYLMHERGFSQPNDLEEELESTKAAKADIIPSSAILKQLAVAVEAGTGYSTMKDLLSSSKSSSPIREKASMSISVMKSLVLREKDDKMIQEFGSDDKVLGLMNALLNAEVEFTGRTVPGMETQLNSTSLVKDIHGVPLESFVVKLAEAISCLKTLRKMASYWSRVVSEIRRLWYEGQYIPGIPPGDLPDLNSCLLYQQLQVINCCISRKQRHTAALESLESITAQADATGSSDSESRCPLDPSLYAKTKSGELVLRLGADKRFENLTMLETGEPIYSPVVQELPLLTEDLIKETEEFVLRTGSVGAGCSQLLSDMQAFKAANPGCTLEDFVRWHSPPDWMEDETNSDLDDTSEGGGDCIKGQLSRRMQKEGNLWREFWETSKPLPAVRQAPLYDEDLAVEGILDFLEVIPPSELFTQLFLAVLGAGLIIGEAMLSTNPNLSNIFNNCKNYIVVTCQSSTWVEKLDDICQVYETVETMVHNPDETINIAPQQEEPTTTGEVKSRFKKLTLIFGGKSKGSPKDSPKTTEESPDRQQFSIFSKKPPKPIMSPSEKPPSGSGESEWTLV from the exons ATGGAGGCTTCCTTCGTATCCCGAGCTCGGTCAGCCATCAATTCTGCCGCAGCTAAAGCGGAGAAGGCCTTCACGGACATTAAAAAATCTGATTCCAACGCGCATCGCG ATTTGGATAAACAATCGCCTATCGCGTCAACGGCGGATGCGGATGAGCCCAAG GTGCAGGATTTCGAAGGAGCAAACAATAAGAGAGTGCGGCCTCAGCCAATAAAAGCCAAGCAGGATTGGCATGAGAGATTGAGGAACTTGAGATTAGGTAAAAAGGGGGCTGACTCTGGGAAGCCCGATAATTCAGCAATGGCATACGCAATTTTTGATGATAATTTATACCTGATGCATGAGAGAGGATTCTCTCAGCCAAAT GATTTAGAAGAGGAGCTGGAAAGTACAAAGGCTGCAAAGGCAGATATCATTCCATCATCTGCTATCTTGAAACAGTTAGCCGTAGCAGTCGA GGCTGGAACTGGATATAGCACCATGAAGGATCTCCTTTCCTCTTCTAAAAGCTCTTCCCCCATCAGAGAAAAAGCTAGCATGAGCATTTCAGTGATGAAATCATTAGTTCTGCGTGAAAAGGATGATAAGATGATACAGGAGTTTGGTTCTGATGACAAGGTTCTTGGACTGATGAATGCATTGTTAAATGCAG AAGTAGAATTTACTGGTAGGACTGTCCCTGGTATGGAGACGCAGCTTAATTCCACTTCTCTAGTCAAGGATATCCATGGTGTGCCATTGGAGAGTTTTGTAGTCAAGCTCGCTGAAGCAATTAGTTGCTTAAAAACCCTGCGGAAAATGGCTTCATATTGGTCAAGGGTTGTTTCTGAA ATCAGAAGACTTTGGTATGAAGGGCAATATATCCCAGGAATTCCGCCAGGAGATCTGCCTGACCTAAATTCATGTCTCTTGTACCAGCAGTTACAGGTCATCAACTGTTGCATTTCCAGAAAACAACGGCATACTGCCGCACTTGAATCACTGGAGTCTATTACAGCTCAAGCAGATGCTACAGGTTCTTCAGATTCTGAAAGCAGATGTCCCCTCGATCCTAGTTTATATGCCAAAACCAAGTCTGGAGAACTTGTGCTTAGATTGGGAGCTGATAAAAGGTTTGAGAACTTGACAATGCTTGAAACTGGTGAACCTATTTATTCACCTGTGGTGCAG GAACTGCCTCTGTTGACTGAAGACTTGATCAAGGAGACTGAAGAGTTTGTGCTAAGGACAGGAAG TGTTGGTGCAGGATGCTCACAACTGCTTTCAGATATGCAGGCCTTCAAG GCAGCAAATCCAGGTTGCACATTAGAAGATTTTGTAAGATGGCACTCTCCTCCTGATTGGATGGAAGATGAGACTAACAGTGATTTGGATGATACCTCTGAGGGTGGTGGTGATTGCATCAAAGGTCAACTTAGTAGGCGAATGCAAAAAGAAG GCAATTTATGGCGTGAATTTTGGGAAACATCAAAACCATTGCCAGCCGTCAGACAAGCTCCTCTTTACGATGAGGACCTGGCAGT GGAAGGCATTCTTGACTTTCTGGAAGTAATTCCACCTTCTGAGCTTTTCACGCAGCTCTTCCTGGCTGTT TTGGGTGCAGGACTGATAATTGGTGAGGCCATGCTCTCTACAAATCCAaatttgtcaaatattttcaacaacTGCAAGAACTACATAGTTGTCACCTGTCAGAGCAGCACCTGGGTCGAGAAGCTTGACGATATATGCCAG GTTTATGAAACAGTGGAGACAATGGTCCACAATCCAGACGAAACAATAAACATAGCCCCTCAACAAGAAGAACCCACAACTACAGGCGAAGTGAAGAGCCGCTTCAAGAAGCTTACCCTAATCTTCGGAGGCAAGTCGAAGGGTTCCCCCAAAGACTCGCCAAAGACGACTGAGGAGAGCCCTGACAGGCAACAATTCTCAATATTCTCAAAGAAGCCTCCGAAACCCATTATGTCTCCGTCAGAGAAACCACCATCGGGTTCGGGGGAAAGTGAATGGACACTCGTGTAA